The following DNA comes from Hordeum vulgare subsp. vulgare chromosome 3H, MorexV3_pseudomolecules_assembly, whole genome shotgun sequence.
gaaggaactaacCAACTTCTTGGGAAGAGAAAAATACAAGACTTGGTTGCACAGGTATTTAACGGCTTCCCCTTTTCTGGGAACATGCATTttaattactactccctccgatactttgtactaactttgtactaaagttagtacaaagttgagtcgcttattttgggacggagggagtatatcattgGCAAGATGTGATTAATGTTTTCAGGAAAAACTTATGTTCAGTTTGTGGCTGAGTTTATCTGGTCcttctttaaatttgaaatcttaTTTCAGGTGGATCCCCTCGGCAAACTTGATCCAGAAGTGGAAGATTTGGTTTTAGAGATTGCTGATGACTTCATTGAATCGGTATTGTGTTCATTCTTTGTAGATTGTCTCGTATTCGATTCAGAGTTCTAGTAACATTTTCTTCTGGTTTTGGTCATATTTTATCTGCTGGAGAATCTTGTGATTTGCCTGACTTTGGTTTGTCACTAGGTGACTGCATTTGCGTGTACCCTGGCAAAGCACAGGAAGTCATCCGTTCTGGAAGCCAAGGATGTGCTGCTGCACTTACgtatgctctctctctctctcatgtgatGCAAGCAATTTTTTGTGCTTATATATTTATATTGATTTCATGCAGAGAGAAATTGGCATCTGACAGTTCCTGGTTTTTCGAAGGAAGACAAGAATCCACAGAGAAATTATGTAAGATGAAGGGTATTTTGCCGTTACTTATGTTCTACGGAGTATATGAAATCACCACAGCGCTGTTATCCCATTATATTCAGTACATGTGCATTTGTGGTATGCACAAATCCCACTGAACATTACTGGCCATGGCACTGTCCTGACTATTTCAGTAAATTTGCCGTATATTTTGGGCTTTTCTAGCTTTCGGAGTTGACAAGCCGGTAGTCTCTTAAAGTACAAACAGTTAGTATCTGATGGAGTTTCAGCCTCCATTTACtatgttatactccctccgttcctaaatataagaccttttagaaattgcattataaactacatacggatgtatatagacttattttagagtgtacattcactcaatttgctttgtatgtagtctcctagtgaaatctctaaaaggtcttatattttggaacggagggagtatctgctTATCTTGTGGTCATGGCTGAAACTGAAATAGTGTTTGCTCTCTTAATATGGACAAAATATTAACTTCAATGTGCGTGGTGTACTTGAAATGAATGTTTACCCGGAGCCATCTTTTGCAATTGCTTTTACTTGCATTTGCGATACTGCTTTTAACATGCACAAACAAAAGGTTGACTGGATTGTAGAACTGCAACAGGTAAAGGCAGCAGTGGATTCCCAACAGCCAGAGTGTGACGCTGCTGGAGTTAGAAGCGCAACCAATAAATTAGTTGCTAATAATTCGATTGGCAATCATCAGACCAGAGGTCCGGTTGCAGATCCTTCACAAACACCTACAGTGGGCCCTCTGTCAAAAGTTCCTCGTTTCTGAGCTCTGCTGTTCCCCTCGGTGGAAAGGTAATCTCTCTAACTTTTAACGCTGTTGGTCAAGCTGGAACAATCTTTAATGGTACTGACCTCGGTTGGGACATGTACATCATAACTATCCATTGAGGGCCTTTGATAGGATGGCTTTGAAACCTCTGCTGCAATCAGAGTCGTATCACGTTTATAATGTACGTGCCACCTATTAGTGCATAATTTGATTAATCCACTTCTGAACAAATACTCCTCACTACTTAGAGTTCCATTCTGTGTGATGCAGACCTTCATAGGCAACGTCAGGCCTTCCATTTTCATGATGGTCTTATAATCTCAAATACTACAACGTTCACAAAAAAGTGCCCCCTCTTAGGCTTTGTTCGGTTACACCCTTCCCAAGGGGATTGGAGGGCGTTTCGGGAGATTTTGATTTGTAGGGGATTGAATCCTTCTTAATCCTTGCCAAACGCCTTCAATTCCTTGTCACGCCTTATGTATCTTCTTTGTTGAGTCTGTTGTATCAGGATGTTGCATTAATCATCTCGCGCCTGACCCATTGAATGTTGCAGTGCAGGTTCTAGGACATACAACTCACCAATGGTCTCTAACTCAATGGATAACTCGATGGGTATATGAGCATCTGTGGACAAACGGCGGCTGCTTGTTTACCTATCCAATCCGGCTTGTCTCGAAGTCGAAGGAAAAGGCAGTTGCTGGCTGACAGGGCCGTTCGCGTTGCATCAGTCGTCTGTAACCTTATTGTCCATGaatctttgtggcttcccctgttCCTTGTACATAACGTTTTGCAAACGGGGCAGCCTTTTTTTCGTTTTGAATGCCTTTATGCAGACATGGAGCCTTTTATTCTTGTGCTATGCTGTTGCCGTGTGGGTAGTGCAAGCAAACTCGTAATTTAGACAAATTAAAGAAAAATGTATGTATATCATGCCTTGTTACTTGGTGCGGACGTGCTCACCAATTCAGCCCTGCCAAGAGGAATGGAGCCGCCGATGCTTCTATTTCCTGGGTGAAAGTGGACTTAAGCACAAAATGAACCTGATCTGAAAATATTTCATAAAATGACCCTTTTGCATGACGCCTATGGCTGGGATCTTGATAGAATGGTGCCTTGGCCTGGATTTCCATGACACGACGCCCTCCGTTAGCTGTCGCGCCATCACACATCGCTTCGGCTGTGCAAAAGGGTTAGGTTGCATTCATTTTGTGCTGAAGTTTTAGAGAATAGTCACATCTGTCCATTTCACTgtctggcatcgattgccaacacAGCGAAATTTAGAAAGTACTGAGGGTATTTGAAAGAGATGAAAGAGGCTTAAATCCCCCACGAGTAAAAATCCTCTCTAATCCTCTTGGAAAGGGGTTTAACTGAAGAAGGCCTTAAGGAACTACTCCCTCGTTCCAAAATAAATAATTGAACTTTTAGGTTTGTCTGAAGTCAAATTTGCCAAAGTTTGACCAACTTTATAGATACAACACCAAATACATCTAGAGCAAAaatatatttcataaaaaatctCCATAGACTGAATTTTTGACAATGCAAGGCAATTTTATTAAGATCCAGGAAGAAAAATACAAAGTGACCCAGTTTCTAAAAAAAACTAGGCCGAAAATCGTAGAAGCCCGgtaaaaaaacaaagagaaaagcAAGTTCACAAAATATGAGAAAAAAAAATACTAGAGCTTGGGGACGGGGACTAAAAGAACACACACAACATCAAGGAATATCATACGCAGGAGTACAAGGCCCATTCTTGGAGCCTCTTGGATGAGGGATGCATCAGAAGATGGGTCTCTTGTGGATTCGACGATGGCATTGAGGCTCATTCCAGCACCCCTCGAGCCTAGCCAGTGGTTCCATGATATGACAATATTCAGGATGTTGCCACACTCTCGTCTGAGTACTTTGGCCAGGTGATTCCCGTAGGCAAAGACATTGTTGTGGCCGAAACATCAATGCCAGACATAAGGGGCATGTTTGCCATCAAGCTTAATGATTTTCTCACAAATTTGGATCCTAGCATGAACTAGGCGGTCGGACGTCAAAACTCGAGAAATCAATCAAGTGCAATCAAGAAGTGTGGTGATAAAGGAGCGGCGCAGGTCGTCCCATGATGCACCTCTTTGAGATGCACCGGGGGCTCGTTTGTGTTGCTCGCCTTCATCGATGTGTTTTTTTCATGTTACATCAAATCATTGGAGTTTCATTTATGATGTTGAGACCCAAGTGTTTGAGGTTGTAGAAATGTTGTGTTGGGTGTGATTGTTTGTCTCTATAATCATGTGGCTCCAATGTATGTGAGTAGTCTGCATGCGGGGTCTTGCTTGTGACGGTTTTTATCCAATTTTCCGTTAATTAACCAAACAACTTTGTGTTTCTTAAAATTAATCAATGAAGCGATTCTTCTACCTTTCATTTGAAGAAAGAGTACAAGCCCAAGACGACCAAATGAAGCTCAAGGGAAACTGACCTATCCACTAAAATCCACGAAAATCCActaacaacctatgcttcccatgCTTGTCCGTCTAGAACTCTGGATGTTGCATTTTTTTTAGATGCGTCGGTCTAGATATTGCACTGTTTTTCTTTTCTAGAAAAGGAAAGTGCGTCGCTCTTAGAGAGGCAACATCACACCTCTCCTCTTGGGGAAATATCAAGCCCTCCCATCCTTGGGGTGTCCCCACAATCCAACTTAAAAAAAAACAATTTTAAATGTTCTAAAaaattctggaaaaaaatatgaaTCTTTAAAGGAATGTGACTACAACCCCTAAAAATTTCTCAATGTACATTTTAAGCTTGGACCTGAAATTTTTAGGGGTTGTAATCAATTTCCTTGAGAACATATgcatttttttccaaaaaaaaatcaaacatttAAAATTGATGTTTTGAAATTGGAGCACCCCAAGGATGGGAGCACATGATATTTGCCCCCTCTCCTCGTCATGATGACACATTGGCACCAGATGGCTGGCTCCTCCCCATTGAGCAATAGACGGGCAGGGGGGTGATCAATTATCGATGTGTAGCCATGGATGCAGGGCGGCAAGATCAAAGCCTCGGAGCACTGGGGTCGACAAATTCCTCACTACCCACCGCCTGAACCACAAAGTCCAACAAAGACATCATCACACCAAACGGAGCAACCTGCAACACATCAACAGACTATGATTTGGTCCTAGATGTCAACATGTGTTTCTATAACCTCGGACAAACTTAAACCAAATTTGACTTGGAGGACTTCAATTATTTGGAACTGTCAGAGCAGAGGTAACAAACGAAAACGCCCTTCACATTTCAAGTTATACATCTCTTCAGAGCGAGCAGCAAACGCGAGAGCCACCGTACAAGCACAATTACGCGCACTTTGAACCTACTCGAATGTATACACAAATCAAACAGTGCAAGCGTACAGGCAAATCCTCCTACCCCCACCGTATGTATACACAGCGCAATACAAACCTGTCTGTCCAACGCTGCACTCCACAGGTGGTGCACAGGAAAGAATAGATACACATGGATGATGGATGACTGTATGCAGCGCACCGTCATGTATGTACAAGggacctggatggatgatgagtcTACCAAACTCCTAACAAAATTGTCACCTGACCTACGGGGGCAGTTCAGCCCCTCCTTCGCTAGGGGTTCGGCATCACGTAGGGGACTCGGCGAGCACCAAGGTGTGCCACCAGCCGCACGACACGTTCAGCGGGTGGTACCCGTCCACGGGCACGATGCAGGGCACGTTCCTGTCCATGGAGTCGCCGAGGCCCAGCTGCACGCAGGCGCAACTCCAAATCTCAGATCAGAAATCACAGCACACCAAGTTTTTTCCCACTTCACCTGTGAATATCATATATAGTGGTAAAAGTAAAGAGATACCTACCTGGCCGTACTTGTTCCATCCCCAGCAGAAGACTTCGCCCTCGTCTGCAGAAATTTCGTAAAAAAATGTTAGaatcaagaaataaaataaaacattaCTTCCAGAAGAAAATACGACCGCTATACCTGTTATTATTGCACTATGACGAGCTCCACACGACACTGATCTTGCATTCTTATTTTCCAAGCTGGGGGCATCCACCAGTTTTGGTATAGTCTGCATCAAAACAGAAGTAACATTCTTATGTATTTGGGCAAGTGAAGAGACAGCTACACACTTAGTATCCCTGAATCGGATTATGTTATGTAATAAGAATGGAAAAAGGACTCAAAGTTCCCACCTCAGCTTGATCAGAACCAATCCCCAGCTGCCCGAACTGGTTGCCTCCAAAGGAATACACATCGCCATCTGCAGATATGGATACCGTGTGCCATAACCCTGCGGCAACATCCTGCATCTTGACTCCCAGAATGGCTGATACGCATGTTGGACTCAACACATCATCTGTATTCCCTTGTCCACACTGAAAACAGAAGCATGGAGATCAGAAACACTGATTTTATGAAATATGTCTCAAGGAAAACAATCACAGCATAAAACCATTCCGAGATGGTATTTTCCAACTAAACAAGTCTTATGCATGGCAGATCATGAATACAAAGCCATACACACCTCTACCCCAAGTATATCATCTGATCCATTGCTAAAATTTATAATCAATACAAAATAAATAATTGGGATCACAAACTTGATTGATCAGACCATGTGACGAAATAGAAAGACTAACCTGCCCGTACAGTCCCCACCCAAATGCAAGAAGTGCTCCTGAATCTGCAAACAAGTGCTAGCTGTTAAAAAGGTGTAGGGGAAATCTGGACTAAAATTTAAGGGGGCTATGTTTTGATGAAGTAACAGGGCAGGAGCACTGCCCTTCTATCAAGAAAGAGGAACAACTGCAGACCCTGTCTTGCATTTAATAAGGGGATAAGGCCAGGACGAACTCAGAAACCAAAAAATGGACTAAGTGCTAATCGAATGCCTCCTCAACACAACACAGTCAAGCCACCAAGTTCCAAGACCTTGGGTCCTCTTGAGCAATCCGCGATATGTACAATGGAAAAGGGCAGCACTCTTAACTCTTACAGAACAATAGCTAATACTGTGGTTTCAGCGGAGAAATGTCCCCAGAAGCATCTTGTCTTAGTTTTATTAATCTGATGATTATGCATTTGTCCAAAAAGTACTCCCATTCATCATTCTGGTTGGAAATTCCACTATAGACGATCTCTTACAAGCTTGGTAAGGTATCTTACAAGCTTGCCTATTGAATAGGGTCTAAACAGCACCAGACCTTTTTGCCTGTAAGCACCATCACCTTGCTACAGTGAAACAAGCTCGCAGCAATAGGTTTTTCATTCTTGAATACACCATAAATATTATTTTACACTGTTAAGCCAAAAATAAACTTACCAGTTGGAAATATCTACTGTTGCCCACACAGAAATGTATCCAACTGAAGTTATTGACCCATGACATCTCGAGACAAAACATGATTGGTACTGTCTATACATGGATATGATAAAATAATTACCAGAAAGAAACTGAAAGAAGAACTAACCCGTTACCACAACACTATGGCGGCCCCCACATGCAATGGCCGTCACGCGACTTCCCATTACTTTATTAATCTGCCCTTCAGCGTTTTTGTTGCCTTTCATAGCTGATGGCCGATCCTTGCTGTATGATGCTGATTCAATGCAAGGTATAGTATGAGGGGAGGAAACTGTCCGAATTCTGGACCCCAGACCCAGTTGCCCTTCTCCTCCATATCCCCAACCCCAAACCTGACCAAAATCTGAAGTTTTCAAGGAACATTGGGTCTTAATCCGCAAAGTTCCCTAGATAGGTTAAAAATATTACTAGAGCACCGACAAACGTACTATTGTACATTACCTGATAATGCTAATGTATGGCGACCACCAGCGGCTACTGCCGTTATTTTCACTCCAGTATTAAATGTCACAACACAAGGTGGTGCAGAAAGGTTTTCATCACCAGATGTCGAACTGTCATTTCCTTGTTTAGCTGAAGACAACCGTCGCCTCTTGGTGCTATCCTCGGTACCTCTACTTTCGGAAGGACCAGATGCCGCTCCACTGCTTGTCCTAGACACCTGTGACCTGGGGCTCACTGCAATGGAGTTGCCTTTGTTATGTGATATACCTGTAAACATTTAACCCTTCTGAAGATGTTTTTAGTGCAGAACTGAGAAAGGACATGTAGTAAGCATCGTCACCTTGGTCGTTGGCACTTGCGCTTTGTCTTTCATCCTTTTCCAAAGTTCCAACTGAAGCTTGGTCTGCAATGACCCTTCCAGTTGGAACACATTCTTTCCAACCCCATGTATAGACAACCCCTTCATCTGATCCAGTATAACATTTATGAGAATAGTACCAATACCAGAATTTTGAGTTCTTACGAAAGCACGAAGTTCTGCATGTATGATGAGCTGCATaccggttatcgcaacacaatgagCCCATCCAGCATCAGCCCTCGCTATCGCGACATCGCTAGGAAGAGGAAAAGCCTCTGGAGTCTCCTGAGATGTACAAGAGGCTCCGTTAGCAACATCTTCGAGTATTCTCATGGTGTAGAAGAGAGCAAAGGCAACGAGGGTGTTAACTTTACCTCGTGCTTCCCAGCCGTCACATAACTTTGACCCATATCGTCAGTAGATCCCCAGGTGAGGAGCTTTCCAGACTCTTGAGCAAATAAAATGCACAGGTCAGTGTCCGATTAGAATTTGATCACATTGACAAAGACTAACTAATGACAGAAGATGTTTCAGTTTGGCATATCACTGAATAAACGGCAGCTAGAACTAACAGTCTGAATTTGCACGGTACATCAGCAAATTCTGTTGGTATTGGTCCAACCAACAAAGGGGCAAATTTACAGCCATGTTCAAGCAAAGAAAGGATTTGAACAGACATTCGAAGAACCCGAGGTCCTTCGTCCTGCTGCTCCATCTATCATCATACCAGTATGGACGTGATCCATGAGAGCATCATAAGAAATGGTCCAGGAAATCGGAAACAAGCTTTTGCTCGACAAATGTAaccctttctctcatttttctttcAATGTTTAGCACTCAGTAGAACACAAATCCCAACTACAAACCTTCGCTCACCACTTCACCATCACCAAAATGCAACTTCACGGCCAGCTGTTCCAAAAGCATGTGCGAAGGTGTGCTAATTCAAGAAAATTTCGACGCACTACTCGTACAGAGAACTTGTACCGCAAAACAGCCCTTcactcatgaggccaaaaatcctCCACCgaatactactactagtagtataaTATAACAAACAAGCAATCCCCGCGCAGAAACATAAACCGCAGAAGCCGACGCACGCAGCAGATCTGCGCACAGCGAGCGGGGAGAAGCAACCAACGAACTAACCGAAACCAGCACAACAGAAACGGAGCACGGAATGGGGAGGGAGAGCGCGAGGCGTCACCGGAGATGGCCATGGCGAAGCCGCACCCTCCGCCGCAGACGTCCCTCCAGGCGTCGCCGGCCGCCGCCGGGGGCAGCCTGACGGGCACGGGGCCCAGCAGCGGCGAGCGCTGCGGCGAGACGCCGGGGAGGTAGCCCCACATCAGCACGACCTGCCCCTTCCCCGCCTCCTCCCGCGCGCCGTCCtcgtccatctcctcctccccgccgccccccACGAagcccacctctcctcctcctcctccgccgccgccgttcaTCTCGTCGAAAACCTCCGTGCTCCCCGCGGCTATCGCCTCCGTCTCGATCGCGGTCGCTCGCTGGCGGCCGcacggggggaggggaggggggggggggggagaggggtGGAGGATGGCGTTGGTTCGGCTTGGCGAAGTGGGAGCAGCGGGCGCCTGCTTTCGGAGCGTGAGGCTGGAAGCAGCGAGATTTGGGGCGTATCAGTTTCGCCGGGGGCGGGGGAGCCACGTCGGACGCCGAGGTGGCAGGGACCGTACACGTGGCGCGGGAGGAGCCGCTGGATCGGGCCGGGGATTCCTGGCCAGGAAATGGCAGGAAGGTTCTGGAAGGGCGGAGGTTGAGGGCGAGGACCACACCGGGCGTACGTGTCACCAGGCCGGGGTGGGGCGGGAAGCGGGGGCCAGAGAGGGGGCACCAACCACACCACACGATTTTGACCTCCGCGTCCACCAGTTAAAATATGCCTTCCGTGCTTCGCTTGTTTTGGGTGATGACTTCACTCTTTTACAGCCGATGACCCACATACACCTCCTCTTGCTTTAAAAGACAAGGAACTGTGCTACCAAAATGCGGAAATGCCTTTCGAAACTCGGCCATGGAGGCCggtttaaaa
Coding sequences within:
- the LOC123444905 gene encoding ultraviolet-B receptor UVR8 isoform X3, giving the protein MNGGGGGGGGEVGFVGGGGEEEMDEDGAREEAGKGQVVLMWGYLPGVSPQRSPLLGPVPVRLPPAAAGDAWRDVCGGGCGFAMAISESGKLLTWGSTDDMGQSYVTAGKHEETPEAFPLPSDVAIARADAGWAHCVAITDEGVVYTWGWKECVPTGRVIADQASVGTLEKDERQSASANDQVSPRSQVSRTSSGAASGPSESRGTEDSTKRRRLSSAKQGNDSSTSGDENLSAPPCVVTFNTGVKITAVAAGGRHTLALSDFGQVWGWGYGGEGQLGLGSRIRTVSSPHTIPCIESASYSKDRPSAMKGNKNAEGQINKVMGSRVTAIACGGRHSVVVTDSGALLAFGWGLYGQCGQGNTDDVLSPTCVSAILGVKMQDVAAGLWHTVSISADGDVYSFGGNQFGQLGIGSDQAETIPKLVDAPSLENKNARSVSCGARHSAIITDEGEVFCWGWNKYGQLGLGDSMDRNVPCIVPVDGYHPLNVSCGWWHTLVLAESPT
- the LOC123444905 gene encoding ultraviolet-B receptor UVR8 isoform X1, which gives rise to MNGGGGGGGGEVGFVGGGGEEEMDEDGAREEAGKGQVVLMWGYLPGVSPQRSPLLGPVPVRLPPAAAGDAWRDVCGGGCGFAMAISESGKLLTWGSTDDMGQSYVTAGKHEETPEAFPLPSDVAIARADAGWAHCVAITDEGVVYTWGWKECVPTGRVIADQASVGTLEKDERQSASANDQGISHNKGNSIAVSPRSQVSRTSSGAASGPSESRGTEDSTKRRRLSSAKQGNDSSTSGDENLSAPPCVVTFNTGVKITAVAAGGRHTLALSDFGQVWGWGYGGEGQLGLGSRIRTVSSPHTIPCIESASYSKDRPSAMKGNKNAEGQINKVMGSRVTAIACGGRHSVVVTDSGALLAFGWGLYGQCGQGNTDDVLSPTCVSAILGVKMQDVAAGLWHTVSISADGDVYSFGGNQFGQLGIGSDQAETIPKLVDAPSLENKNARSVSCGARHSAIITDEGEVFCWGWNKYGQLGLGDSMDRNVPCIVPVDGYHPLNVSCGWWHTLVLAESPT
- the LOC123444905 gene encoding ultraviolet-B receptor UVR8 isoform X2, with the protein product MNGGGGGGGGEVGFVGGGGEEEMDEDGAREEAGKGQVVLMWGYLPGVSPQRSPLLGPVPVRLPPAAAGDAWRDVCGGGCGFAMAISESGKLLTWGSTDDMGQSYVTAGKHEETPEAFPLPSDVAIARADAGWAHCVAITDEGVVYTWGWKECVPTGRVIADQASVGTLEKDERQSASANDQGNSIAVSPRSQVSRTSSGAASGPSESRGTEDSTKRRRLSSAKQGNDSSTSGDENLSAPPCVVTFNTGVKITAVAAGGRHTLALSDFGQVWGWGYGGEGQLGLGSRIRTVSSPHTIPCIESASYSKDRPSAMKGNKNAEGQINKVMGSRVTAIACGGRHSVVVTDSGALLAFGWGLYGQCGQGNTDDVLSPTCVSAILGVKMQDVAAGLWHTVSISADGDVYSFGGNQFGQLGIGSDQAETIPKLVDAPSLENKNARSVSCGARHSAIITDEGEVFCWGWNKYGQLGLGDSMDRNVPCIVPVDGYHPLNVSCGWWHTLVLAESPT